tgcattttactctgatttatgttATAATATTTACGcgggggtttagagggtgttacattagtggtatcagagcatgatCGATCAGTAGGCTAGGTTTATTAGCATGTCTATTAGCATGTTTAAATCCTTTTTGTATTCGATATGTGTTTTTGACGCAATCGATACTGTTTTGGAATTCTCAGGACAATGGTTGCAGGAAGGAATGATGAAGCTATCGCTGAGGCATTGGCATTGTTGGCTGGCGCCATTGGGCAAGGTCAGCAGGTGAATGCTGGAAACCAGAATCAGGATGAATTTCGTGCTTTGGGAAAGTTTCAGAGGAACAATCCACCAACCTTTGAAGGAGCATACAACCCTGACAAAGCACAGGCATGGCTGAAAgcaattgagaagatctttcgaGTCATGAATTGTACTGATGCGCAGAAGGTGCAGTTTGGCACCCATATGCTTgagaaagaagctgaagattggtGGGACAACACTGTTCAGAGGTTTGAAGGTGATGGGATGGACATTACTCATGATCTTTTCAAGGGTGCATTTCTTGAGAAGTACTATCCAGAAGACGTGCGtggaaagaaggaaattgagTTTCTTGAACTGAAGCAGGGTAATGGAACTGTGGCGGAGTATGCTGCAAAGTTTGAGGAATTGATTAAGTTTTGTCCCCACTACAATACTGCTGAAGCTGAGAGATCTAAGTGTAACAagtttgtgaatggtttgagacCTGAGATCAAGGAGGCTGTGGGCTATCAACAAATTGTCCGATTCTCTGATCTGGTTAACAGGAGTAGGATCTATGATGAAGATAGCAGGGAGAGTGCTGCTCACTACAAGtctttgaaagagaagaaagaaaagaggcAATTCAGAGGAAAACCGTATGGGAAACTTGCTGATGTGAGTAAACAGAAAGCTGGTCATGACAAGAAGCCAAGTGGGGGAGGAGCTCCTAATCCGGTTAGGTGCTACAAGTGTGGTGTTGAAGGACATCGTTCTCCAGAGTGTCCCAATTCTGAGGGGAAATGTTTCAGGTGTGGCAAGCTAGGTCACAGGTCTTATGATTGTAAAGATGGCCCGATGGTGACTTGCTACAACTGTGGTGAGCAAGGTCACATTAGTACCAAGTGTGACAAGCCGAAGAAGGATCAGGCGAGAGGAAAGGTGTTTGCTTTATCTGGTGCTGAGACTACTGCTGAGGATAGACTGATCCGAGGTACGTGCTTTATTAAAAGTACACCTTTGATTGCTATTATTGATACTGGTGCAACACATTCTTTCCCTTgtagattttatgaagatatatttttTATAGTTACTTGAGGAACAAGTAGCTGTACAGGAAGGGTTTGATTTgttggttgttatttgttgaaacaatctttgataaaagattgaGTTTCTATCTTCacgtttgaattttgcaacaatatcttggagattcagttttgatttgttgctgCTATCTGTTACTTCAGCAAAGCAAACCCTATTGCCCAAGCCACCGCTGCTGAAGACTATAAAAGAAcaaagacctaaagcttgaagaaaaaggaagctaatagagagatcgagtgttttaggattgtcattgttctttgttctttgttaattgtgatcatatcttgctcactgattctataaagcaaggttATTATATGCGTTGGATGCATctgcaaactctgattgttgattgcttattaccaatcactgtggcagtgattgagagaaagtgagaggggctctcatacttaggttgaggttctaagtagaaatacactgggtatattaggaagtgaactatgaactgttgtgttcatgagtgtctgtaattcctgaatcttgagatagtggatttcctttctttgggtgaaaaccctccagacgtaggtgaagtttttcactgaactgggttaccaattcttgtgtcttgattgcttgtgtttttgtttattgttgttactgttagtcaattGTCGAACCTGTTGTCCCAACTTCGTGCAGGACATTCGTCTTGTgagagaaccagaatttcaattggcatcagagcaggcaccctgttctgtttgggtgagctccagggaatctAATccagttctcatggataacaaggagggaggatcagtcaataggccacctattctggatggtactaactatgactactggaaggttcgcatgacagcctttctcaagtcaactgacaacaagacttggaaagctattgttaAGGGTTGGAAGCATCCCACCAAGGCACAAACTGAAGGAACTTCAACTGTTACTGCTGAGAAACCTGAGGAAGAATGGactaaggaagaagatgaagctgctcttgggaATTCTAAAGCACTGAATGATATTttcaatggagttgacaagaatatgttcagGCTAATTAACACTTGTACTGTGGTCAAGGATGCCTGGGAGATACTGAAGACTGCTCATGAAGGAactatgaaggtatgaaaaacggtagaaagggagggtttgaataacgttttcagtataaaacttccaccttaaagattttgacaaatctttcgagaacttaagtgctaaagataagagatagaaaagcacacaaggattttatcctggttcacttgataaatcactcaagctactccagtccacccgttaaggtgatttcttccttcttagaatgaaggcaatccactaatcaggtaagagttacaactgcacttgaaacctacaagtgactaacaattacactgacttagctcacactaagattcactctcttagtcttctctaggatccgatcaaccttgatctcctaaaggaactaaacaaactgtttatcaaagaattgtttacaagagatttgcttctaaaaagctaatagtaaactcaatgaatttcagatgaaagaaagcttagaagaatttaagtttgtcttgcgcgtatgtgaatgcttctagccacttctttcagtcttcagcctctttatatactccaaggattagggttgagcgttgcatgggaaatgctaccgttggagggcagttctggaaaatccagcttctgctgtgtctgagactgttaggtaggtcgtcaggaaggtacagttgcttttgtacttggatagcgacttgacctttaaacctaggagacttctgatcaggggaatgcttcatattggaacttgtgaagccggttgatcagagtcagagggaaagcccagatcctctgaccattgtttcttctgattctgaactcagagggaagaacatggtcttcagagtatcttgcttctggacatcagaatttcactaatcagcttctggatcttcagagtcttctacaccatcagaatatctgagccttcagtgtttcttggttatcagactttctggatcttcagagcttctagtgactgagtccacatcagagtttgtataacttcagaacttctgaagcttttccactgttcatactgaacatggtgaatgcgaaagcgttgcttaggttgctctttatacacagtgcttcttatttgtgtgagattgagttgaggtcagagcctgtaaatagcacactcagaaaaacacgttagagtaccacaattgttcatatcaaaaggttaacttgtaatcatcaaaacatagagttgtactactagatcaaaacttgatgttacaatctccccctttttgatgatgacaaactaagatttttgatgaacaattcttaaacattaaactgaattcactcagagtttagagatatagaataagacttatcctgatgtgaatagtttatcttgctcattctaaattcaagtcactgcttgattctgagcttagctccccctgaatctaatacttgatgaaaacgttagtaaagtctagattctgagctaaatgatataagagttcagagtgaaaaacttatgacatagatgaaaatcgagtaatcagagcgcataagtaatcagagtcacggacaaggtatcagagtcttgggtatcagagtcaacttagaatcacttcagaagaagtgaaatgtattccttgtatttgcccagtgacacatccatggtcatgaaggtggaactcttaaattctccaaaagaaaaaaataaatcacactaacacatcttacacatcaaaaactgggtttactccccc
This is a stretch of genomic DNA from Lotus japonicus ecotype B-129 chromosome 1, LjGifu_v1.2. It encodes these proteins:
- the LOC130743129 gene encoding uncharacterized protein LOC130743129; translation: MVAGRNDEAIAEALALLAGAIGQGQQVNAGNQNQDEFRALGKFQRNNPPTFEGAYNPDKAQAWLKAIEKIFRVMNCTDAQKVQFGTHMLEKEAEDWWDNTVQRFEGDGMDITHDLFKGAFLEKYYPEDVRGKKEIEFLELKQGNGTVAEYAAKFEELIKFCPHYNTAEAERSKCNKFVNGLRPEIKEAVGYQQIVRFSDLVNRSRIYDEDSRESAAHYKSLKEKKEKRQFRGKPYGKLADVSKQKAGHDKKPSGGGAPNPVRCYKCGVEGHRSPECPNSEGKCFRCGKLGHRSYDCKDGPMVTCYNCGEQGHISTKCDKPKKDQARGKVFALSGAETTAEDRLIRAIVKGWKHPTKAQTEGTSTVTAEKPEEEWTKEEDEAALGNSKALNDIFNGVDKNMFRLINTCTVVKDAWEILKTAHEGTMKV